The Lineus longissimus chromosome 6, tnLinLong1.2, whole genome shotgun sequence sequence AAGACGCTGGAAGGGCAATTTCCTGATGAGAAGTTCGGTGCTCTTCTGGTAACGACGGATCTCTCGGAGAGCGACGGTTCCTGGCCTGTAACGATGGGGCTTCTTGACTCCACCAGTAGCTGGGGCACTCTTCCTGGCTGCCTTGGTAGCCAATTGTTTCCTCGGGGCTTTTCCTCCGGTTGACTTACGAGCGGTCTGCTTGGTTGGCTGCCTGTCAAGGCAAGGGTTGAGTTTAAGATACTCTTGCTCACCTACAAGGCAGTCCATGGAGCGGCACCGGCTTACCTGACTGATATGGTACAACGCCGACGTGGGTCAGCCTATTCCCTCAGGGCTGATGCCGCTTTCCTTCTACAGGAGCCACGCACCAAGTGCATACTTTTTGGTGACAGATCCTTCTACAAGGCGGCGCCACTCCTATGGAATGGGCTACCCACACACATTAGACTTTTAGACTTGCGgagtcaaaggcagcttttAGAACGATGATAAAAGCACACCTTtttcgagtgtatttcaaaggcgcctgagagttggtgaaatttttcaccaaatttgggcgctttagaaatgtcatgtttgatttgatttgatttgattcttgCCATCTTTACACTTACAGTATGAATACTATACAGAATGATGGCGATTTCCACTATGCATACGGGGGGGGGGAAGATATTTTGAAGGGCAGCTAGCATAAAGCCATGTTCAGCCCTGCATGTGGAGAAGGTTTAACTTTGAAGATTGGAAGTGGTACAGTCTGGACAGTGGCAAGGAGGCAAAAGGCTTGGTGTGTCAATGTATGTATAAGCAATTTGTAAATGTGCGTATTTGCATTGAAGTCTTTCCCCATTGTGTAATatgttgtatttactttgtggtttgttatggtagtgtttggctgtgttttttttttttatatattttttttttattttaattttaattttataataccactgagagatgtaataggctgtgtgaatgatgattgcattggtgtgttgtatttactttgtggtttgtta is a genomic window containing:
- the LOC135489483 gene encoding histone H3-like translates to MDCLVGEQEYLKLNPCLDRQPTKQTARKSTGGKAPRKQLATKAARKSAPATGGVKKPHRYRPGTVALREIRRYQKSTELLIRKLPFQRLVRAIAQDFKTDLRFQSSAVMALQEASEAYLVGLFEDTNLCAIHAKRVTIMPKDIQLARRIRGERA